One Thermus sp. CCB_US3_UF1 DNA window includes the following coding sequences:
- a CDS encoding thiamine-monophosphate kinase, translating to MRLKDLGERGLLARLAPLGYPEDAPLPPGDDAGGVWVGEEAWLLKTDGFLYREVALDGMGPFAVGWRGVAATASDLLAKMARPLGFTLGLFLPPDLEEAFALELVQGAAEAARRLGAPLLGGDTNAASEVALTVSGFARTRTPLPRRALPGDLLYLAGDRWGRVGAAIRAHYQGRSLEAFPAIRQAAFYPLPRLELLALAGSLRGSLDSSDGLAETLWQLSELGVRVDLEALPLLPDVLAFAGSEAAALELVLYGGEEFEAVLVVPPEGEAQLLAQAKAVGLPLFRAGRVGEGRGVYLRGEPVPRRGYERFR from the coding sequence ATGCGGCTGAAAGACCTGGGGGAGCGCGGGCTTTTGGCTAGGCTGGCCCCCCTGGGCTACCCCGAGGATGCCCCCTTGCCCCCTGGGGACGACGCCGGCGGGGTGTGGGTGGGGGAGGAGGCCTGGCTCCTCAAGACCGATGGCTTCCTCTACCGGGAGGTGGCCCTGGACGGCATGGGGCCCTTCGCCGTGGGCTGGCGGGGGGTGGCGGCCACGGCCTCGGACCTCCTGGCCAAGATGGCCCGGCCCTTGGGCTTCACCCTAGGGCTTTTCCTGCCTCCGGATCTGGAGGAGGCCTTCGCCCTGGAGTTGGTGCAGGGGGCGGCGGAGGCCGCCCGGCGCCTGGGGGCTCCCCTCCTCGGGGGGGACACCAACGCCGCCTCCGAGGTGGCCCTGACCGTTTCCGGCTTTGCCCGGACCAGGACCCCCTTGCCGCGGAGGGCCCTGCCTGGGGACCTCCTCTACCTGGCGGGGGACCGCTGGGGGCGGGTGGGGGCGGCCATCCGGGCCCACTACCAGGGGCGGAGCCTCGAGGCCTTCCCCGCCATCCGCCAGGCGGCCTTTTACCCCCTGCCCCGGCTGGAGCTTTTGGCCCTGGCGGGCTCCTTGCGGGGGAGCCTGGACTCCTCCGATGGCTTGGCGGAAACCCTCTGGCAGCTTTCCGAACTCGGGGTGCGGGTGGACCTGGAGGCCCTGCCCCTCCTTCCCGATGTCCTGGCCTTTGCCGGGAGCGAGGCGGCGGCCTTGGAGCTGGTGCTTTACGGGGGGGAGGAGTTTGAGGCGGTCCTGGTGGTGCCGCCCGAAGGGGAGGCCCAGCTCCTGGCCCAGGCGAAGGCGGTGGGCCTGCCCCTTTTCCGCGCCGGCCGGGTGGGGGAGGGGAGGGGGGTCTACCTCCGGGGGGAGCCCGTGCCCCGGCGGGGGTACGAGCGCTTCCGTTAG
- a CDS encoding histidinol-phosphate transaminase, translating to MRAFKAHLRGLSPYPYRKVEAPVKLDQNESPLDLPAALKEEALSRLARLPWNRYPEIHAESLRRRLAAQVGWPEEGVVLAPGSNLLILALSLAAEEVLDLSPSFPHYAHAAQVAGTPYRAVPLGEGFALDLEALLQAFSGGVLFLPNPHAPTGALFPQAALEALAARAREVGGLLVVDEAYREFAGTDFSPLGRENPHVAFLRTFSKAFSLGGIRAGYLLAAPEVARVVREVLPPFVLPAHTGVILEVVLENPAYVQEVVEGVRRERERAYQSLLSHPTWRPYPSHTNFLLVRTPDAAEAHRHLLAQGILVRRQDHLPGLRGCLRVTVGGKEEMDAFLRAAFEVAYA from the coding sequence ATGCGGGCCTTTAAGGCGCACCTCCGGGGCCTTTCCCCCTACCCCTACCGCAAGGTGGAGGCCCCGGTGAAGCTGGACCAGAACGAAAGCCCCCTGGACCTGCCCGCGGCCCTCAAGGAGGAGGCCCTTAGCCGCCTGGCCCGCCTCCCCTGGAACCGTTACCCGGAGATCCACGCCGAGTCCCTGCGCCGGCGGTTGGCCGCCCAGGTGGGGTGGCCAGAGGAGGGCGTGGTGCTGGCCCCGGGGTCCAACCTCCTCATCCTGGCCCTCAGCCTGGCCGCGGAGGAGGTCTTGGACCTTTCCCCCTCCTTCCCCCACTACGCCCACGCGGCCCAGGTGGCGGGGACCCCCTACCGGGCGGTGCCCCTTGGGGAGGGGTTCGCTTTGGACCTGGAGGCCCTCCTCCAGGCCTTCTCCGGCGGGGTTCTTTTCCTTCCCAACCCCCACGCCCCCACGGGGGCCCTCTTCCCCCAGGCGGCCCTGGAGGCCTTGGCGGCCCGGGCCCGGGAGGTGGGGGGGCTTCTGGTGGTGGACGAGGCCTACCGGGAGTTCGCTGGGACCGACTTTAGCCCTTTGGGGCGGGAAAACCCCCATGTGGCCTTCCTGCGCACCTTTTCCAAGGCCTTTTCCTTGGGGGGGATCCGCGCCGGGTACCTCCTCGCCGCCCCTGAGGTGGCCCGCGTGGTGCGGGAGGTCCTGCCGCCCTTTGTCCTTCCCGCCCACACCGGGGTTATCCTGGAGGTGGTCTTGGAAAACCCCGCCTACGTCCAGGAGGTGGTGGAGGGGGTGCGGCGGGAACGGGAGCGGGCCTACCAAAGCCTCCTTTCCCACCCCACCTGGCGCCCCTATCCGAGCCACACCAACTTCCTCCTGGTGCGCACCCCGGATGCGGCCGAGGCCCACCGCCACCTCTTAGCCCAGGGCATCCTGGTGCGGCGGCAGGACCACCTCCCGGGGCTTCGGGGCTGCCTCCGGGTTACCGTGGGGGGCAAGGAGGAGATGGACGCCTTCCTGCGGGCGGCCTTTGAGGTAGCCTATGCGTGA
- the hisB gene encoding imidazoleglycerol-phosphate dehydratase HisB, producing the protein MREASVERATAETWVRVRLGLDGPVGGKVGTGLAFLDHMLLQLQRHGRFLLEVEAKGDLEVDVHHLVEDVGIALGMALKEALGEGVGLERYAEAYAPMDETLVLCVLDLSGRPHLAYHPEDWPVVGAAGGVNHYHLREFLRGLVNHGRLTLHLRLLAGREAHHVLEASFKALARALHRATRLTGEGVPSTKGLL; encoded by the coding sequence ATGCGTGAGGCTTCCGTGGAGCGGGCCACGGCGGAGACCTGGGTGCGGGTGCGCCTGGGCCTGGACGGGCCCGTGGGGGGGAAGGTGGGCACGGGCCTGGCCTTCCTGGACCACATGCTCCTCCAGCTCCAGCGCCACGGCCGCTTCCTCCTGGAGGTGGAGGCCAAGGGGGACCTGGAGGTGGACGTGCACCACCTGGTGGAGGACGTGGGCATCGCCCTGGGCATGGCCCTCAAGGAGGCCCTGGGGGAGGGGGTGGGCCTCGAGCGCTACGCCGAGGCCTACGCCCCCATGGACGAAACCCTGGTCCTCTGCGTCTTGGACCTTTCGGGAAGGCCCCACCTGGCCTACCACCCCGAGGACTGGCCCGTGGTGGGGGCGGCAGGGGGGGTGAACCACTACCACCTGCGGGAGTTCCTCCGCGGCCTGGTGAACCATGGCCGCCTTACCCTGCACCTCCGCCTCCTGGCGGGCCGGGAGGCCCACCACGTGCTGGAGGCCAGCTTCAAGGCCCTGGCCCGGGCCCTCCACCGGGCCACCCGCCTCACCGGGGAGGGGGTGCCCAGCACCAAGGGCCTCCTTTAG
- a CDS encoding 2-phosphosulfolactate phosphatase yields the protein MCRVDLCLTPAQGPLILVEVLPAGSVLSFLLARGATEVWTVPGPKVARLLAGELGPDTLLLGEAEGFPLEGFHGRPSLLDLEGTQVAGKRAVLVAPLLNQSLLPGEEEVYLAGFRNAKAVMDLFQGSQPTLRPAGAPEPLLSAVVAAGFLQKKLCPKAPTSLATALLRAFPDPQEALFQSLEGQALHRQGRTEELAWASLIGVDPVVPRLAGVRFFPKEAFGLSQDRYAQRFIPWNA from the coding sequence GTGTGCCGGGTTGACCTGTGCCTGACACCGGCCCAAGGCCCCCTGATCCTGGTGGAGGTCCTGCCCGCGGGAAGCGTTCTCAGCTTCCTCCTGGCCCGAGGGGCAACGGAGGTCTGGACCGTTCCCGGGCCCAAGGTGGCCCGGCTCCTGGCGGGGGAGCTGGGCCCGGACACCCTCCTCCTGGGGGAAGCTGAGGGGTTTCCCCTGGAGGGTTTTCACGGACGCCCCTCCCTTCTGGACCTGGAAGGGACGCAAGTGGCGGGGAAAAGGGCCGTGCTGGTAGCCCCCCTCCTCAACCAAAGCCTCCTTCCCGGCGAGGAGGAGGTCTACCTGGCCGGCTTCCGCAACGCCAAGGCAGTTATGGATTTATTCCAGGGAAGCCAGCCCACCCTCCGCCCCGCCGGGGCCCCAGAACCCCTCCTCTCGGCGGTGGTGGCGGCAGGATTCCTGCAGAAAAAGCTCTGCCCCAAGGCCCCCACCTCCTTGGCCACCGCCCTCCTCCGGGCCTTCCCTGATCCCCAGGAGGCCCTCTTCCAGAGCCTCGAGGGCCAGGCCCTACACCGGCAGGGGCGGACCGAGGAGCTGGCCTGGGCCAGCCTCATCGGGGTGGACCCCGTGGTGCCCAGGCTGGCGGGGGTGCGCTTCTTCCCCAAGGAGGCCTTCGGCCTGAGCCAGGACCGCTACGCCCAGAGGTTCATCCCATGGAACGCTTAA